One Bos indicus x Bos taurus breed Angus x Brahman F1 hybrid chromosome 6, Bos_hybrid_MaternalHap_v2.0, whole genome shotgun sequence genomic window carries:
- the AFM gene encoding afamin isoform X2 has protein sequence MITLDICHHCVLCVDYCSTIIAFAQYIQEASFEEVEMLVKAMTEYRDKCLADRTFPECSKLANEVLLENICAMEGLPQKYNFSHCCHKVDFERRLCFFHNKKADIGLLPPLPTLDPEEKCQTYKNNRESFLNNYVYEVSRRNPFVFAPTLLTVAARFEEMTKTCCEEQEKANCFQTKAEPFIYYLKALSSYQKNACRALMKFGRQILQSINIAILSQKFPKIGFKQLTSLLEDVSSKYDGCCEGDVVQCIRGRSKVMSHICSKQDSISSKIKDCCEKKIPERGECIIYSNKDDRPNDLSLREAKFIESDNVCEKRDADQANFMAEFLYEYSRRHPELSTPELLRIAKVYKDLLKECCNMENPPECYRHAENRFNETTEKSLKIVQRECEHFQNLGKDDLKYHYLINLTKLAPQLSTEELTFLGKEMVMALTTCCTLSEEFACVDNLVDLVLGELCGINENRNINPAVDHCCKTNFAFRRSCFESLEADKTYVPPSTSQGLFTFHADLCQAHNEELQRKKDRFLVNLVKLKPELAGEELWSLLADFTNVVEKCCKAQEPEACFKEESPKLAAKSQAA, from the exons ATGATAACATTGGATATAT GTCACCATTGTGTACTCTGTGTGGACTATTGCAGCACCATCATTGCATTTGCTCAATATATTCAGGAGGCATCCTTTGAAGAAGTAGAAATGTTGGTTAAAGCCATGACAGAATACAGAGATAAATGCTTGGCTGACAGGACATTCCCAGAATGTTCAAAATTAGCT AATGAGGTTTTACTGGAAAATATATGTGCCATGGAGGGACTGCCACAAAAATATAACTTTTCACACTGCTGCCATAAGGTCGACTTTGAAAGAAGACTCTGTTTCTTCCATAATAAGAAAGCTGATATAGGACTTTTGCCTCCTCTCCCTACTCTGGATCCTGAGGAGAAATGCCAGACTTACAAAAATAACAGGGAATCTTTTTTGAATAA TTATGTTTATGAAGTTTCCAGAAGGAACCCCTTCGTTTTTGCTCCtacacttctaactgttgctgctcgTTTTGAGGAGATGACTAAAACATGCTGTGAAGAACAAGAAAAAGCTAACTGCTTTCAAACAAAG GCAGAACCTTTCATATACTATTTAAAAGCACTGTCTTCTTATCAAAAAAATGCCTGCAGGGCACTTATGAAATTTGGACGACAAATCTTACAATCTAT AAACATTGCTATACTTAGTCAAAAATTCCCCAAGATTGGATTTAAGCAACTTACCTCCCTTCTAGAAGATGTTTCTTCCAAATATGATGGATGCTGTGAAGGGGACGTTGTGCAGTGCATCCGTGGCAGG AGCAAGGTTATGAGCCATATTTGTTCAAAACAAGATTCCATCTCCAGCAAAATCAAAGActgctgtgaaaagaaaataCCAGAGCGTGGAGAGTGTATCATTTACTCCAATAAAGATGATAGACCAAACGATTTATCTTTAAGAGAAGCAAAATTTATTGAAAGTGACAATGTGTGTGAGAAACGAGATGCTGACCAAGCGAActtcatggctga GTTTCTTTATGAGTACTCAAGGAGACATCCAGAACTGTCCACACCAGAACTGTTAAGAATTGCTAAAGTGTATAAGGATCTCCTGAAAGAGTGTTGTAACATGGAAAACCCTCCTGAGTGTTACCGTCATGCG GAAAATAGATTCAATGAGACAACAGAGAAAAGCCTCAAGATAGTACAACGAGAATGTGAACATTTTCAGAATTTGGGGAAGGATGACTTGAAATACCA CTACCTCATCAATCTCACGAAGCTAGCCCCCCAGCTCTCCACTGAAGAACTGACCTTTCTTGGCAAGGAAATGGTGATGGCTTTGACCACCTGCTGTACCCTGAGCGAAGAGTTTGCCTGCGTTGATAATTTG GTGGATTTAGTTCTTGGAGAGTTATGTGGAATAAATGAAAATCGAAATATCAACCCTGCTGTGGACCACTGTTGTAAAACAAATTTTGCCTTCAGAAGGTCCTGCTTTGAGAGCTTGGAAGCTGATAAAACATACGTACCTCCATCTACCTCTCAAGGGTTATTTACCTTTCACGCAGACTTGTGTCAGGCTCATAACGAGGAActccagaggaaaaaagacaG GTTTCTTGTCAACTTAGTGAAACTGAAGCCTGAACTTGCAGGGGAGGAACTGTGGTCGTTGCTGGCGGATTTCACGAATGTGGTGGAGAAGTGCTGCAAAGCCCAGGAGCCTGAGGCCTGCTTCAAGGAGGAG agTCCAAAATTGGCAGCCAAAAGTCAGGCTGCTTGA
- the AFM gene encoding afamin isoform X1, whose amino-acid sequence MKQLKLTGFVIFFFFLTESLTLPTQPQDVDDVRITQKFIDDNIGYITIIAFAQYIQEASFEEVEMLVKAMTEYRDKCLADRTFPECSKLANEVLLENICAMEGLPQKYNFSHCCHKVDFERRLCFFHNKKADIGLLPPLPTLDPEEKCQTYKNNRESFLNNYVYEVSRRNPFVFAPTLLTVAARFEEMTKTCCEEQEKANCFQTKAEPFIYYLKALSSYQKNACRALMKFGRQILQSINIAILSQKFPKIGFKQLTSLLEDVSSKYDGCCEGDVVQCIRGRSKVMSHICSKQDSISSKIKDCCEKKIPERGECIIYSNKDDRPNDLSLREAKFIESDNVCEKRDADQANFMAEFLYEYSRRHPELSTPELLRIAKVYKDLLKECCNMENPPECYRHAENRFNETTEKSLKIVQRECEHFQNLGKDDLKYHYLINLTKLAPQLSTEELTFLGKEMVMALTTCCTLSEEFACVDNLVDLVLGELCGINENRNINPAVDHCCKTNFAFRRSCFESLEADKTYVPPSTSQGLFTFHADLCQAHNEELQRKKDRFLVNLVKLKPELAGEELWSLLADFTNVVEKCCKAQEPEACFKEESPKLAAKSQAA is encoded by the exons atgaaacagttaaAACTTACaggttttgttattttctttttctttttgactgaaTCCCTAACCTTGCCCACACAGCCTCAAGATGTAG ATGATGTCAGAATCACCCAGAAATTTATAGATGATAACATTGGATATAT CACCATCATTGCATTTGCTCAATATATTCAGGAGGCATCCTTTGAAGAAGTAGAAATGTTGGTTAAAGCCATGACAGAATACAGAGATAAATGCTTGGCTGACAGGACATTCCCAGAATGTTCAAAATTAGCT AATGAGGTTTTACTGGAAAATATATGTGCCATGGAGGGACTGCCACAAAAATATAACTTTTCACACTGCTGCCATAAGGTCGACTTTGAAAGAAGACTCTGTTTCTTCCATAATAAGAAAGCTGATATAGGACTTTTGCCTCCTCTCCCTACTCTGGATCCTGAGGAGAAATGCCAGACTTACAAAAATAACAGGGAATCTTTTTTGAATAA TTATGTTTATGAAGTTTCCAGAAGGAACCCCTTCGTTTTTGCTCCtacacttctaactgttgctgctcgTTTTGAGGAGATGACTAAAACATGCTGTGAAGAACAAGAAAAAGCTAACTGCTTTCAAACAAAG GCAGAACCTTTCATATACTATTTAAAAGCACTGTCTTCTTATCAAAAAAATGCCTGCAGGGCACTTATGAAATTTGGACGACAAATCTTACAATCTAT AAACATTGCTATACTTAGTCAAAAATTCCCCAAGATTGGATTTAAGCAACTTACCTCCCTTCTAGAAGATGTTTCTTCCAAATATGATGGATGCTGTGAAGGGGACGTTGTGCAGTGCATCCGTGGCAGG AGCAAGGTTATGAGCCATATTTGTTCAAAACAAGATTCCATCTCCAGCAAAATCAAAGActgctgtgaaaagaaaataCCAGAGCGTGGAGAGTGTATCATTTACTCCAATAAAGATGATAGACCAAACGATTTATCTTTAAGAGAAGCAAAATTTATTGAAAGTGACAATGTGTGTGAGAAACGAGATGCTGACCAAGCGAActtcatggctga GTTTCTTTATGAGTACTCAAGGAGACATCCAGAACTGTCCACACCAGAACTGTTAAGAATTGCTAAAGTGTATAAGGATCTCCTGAAAGAGTGTTGTAACATGGAAAACCCTCCTGAGTGTTACCGTCATGCG GAAAATAGATTCAATGAGACAACAGAGAAAAGCCTCAAGATAGTACAACGAGAATGTGAACATTTTCAGAATTTGGGGAAGGATGACTTGAAATACCA CTACCTCATCAATCTCACGAAGCTAGCCCCCCAGCTCTCCACTGAAGAACTGACCTTTCTTGGCAAGGAAATGGTGATGGCTTTGACCACCTGCTGTACCCTGAGCGAAGAGTTTGCCTGCGTTGATAATTTG GTGGATTTAGTTCTTGGAGAGTTATGTGGAATAAATGAAAATCGAAATATCAACCCTGCTGTGGACCACTGTTGTAAAACAAATTTTGCCTTCAGAAGGTCCTGCTTTGAGAGCTTGGAAGCTGATAAAACATACGTACCTCCATCTACCTCTCAAGGGTTATTTACCTTTCACGCAGACTTGTGTCAGGCTCATAACGAGGAActccagaggaaaaaagacaG GTTTCTTGTCAACTTAGTGAAACTGAAGCCTGAACTTGCAGGGGAGGAACTGTGGTCGTTGCTGGCGGATTTCACGAATGTGGTGGAGAAGTGCTGCAAAGCCCAGGAGCCTGAGGCCTGCTTCAAGGAGGAG agTCCAAAATTGGCAGCCAAAAGTCAGGCTGCTTGA